The following proteins are encoded in a genomic region of Paenibacillus sp. FSL H3-0469:
- a CDS encoding sugar ABC transporter permease — protein sequence MIIGRKAANFIRLFLSYIVLVALAVAAIYPALWILLASFRPGKSLYSKTLIPETFTLAHYKELFTSPVYMFGTWYGNTLKIAVFSMLIGVVLTLLTSYALSRFRFKSRKTTMSTLLILGMFPGFMSMIAIYLLLKEFNLLDTHLALIIVYAAGAPLGGTLIAKGFLDTIPRSLDEAARIDGASNFGIFTRIILPLSRPMITYIALTLFVGPWVDFIFAKLILRTKENWTVAVGMWDMVNTMQNSNFTLFAAGAVLISVPIMILFGFLQRLLVDGLTAGASKG from the coding sequence ATGATCATCGGACGCAAGGCAGCGAATTTTATTCGTCTCTTCTTAAGCTATATCGTTCTTGTTGCACTGGCGGTTGCTGCAATCTATCCGGCACTCTGGATTCTGCTTGCATCGTTCCGTCCGGGTAAATCCCTGTACAGCAAGACGCTGATTCCTGAGACATTCACTCTCGCCCACTATAAGGAGCTGTTCACCTCACCGGTCTATATGTTTGGCACCTGGTATGGGAATACGCTTAAGATTGCGGTGTTCTCGATGCTGATCGGGGTCGTGCTGACGCTGTTGACCAGCTATGCCTTATCCCGGTTCCGGTTCAAAAGCCGTAAGACTACCATGTCCACACTGCTGATTCTCGGGATGTTCCCGGGCTTCATGAGCATGATTGCCATCTATCTGCTGCTGAAGGAGTTCAATCTGCTGGATACCCATCTGGCGCTGATTATCGTCTATGCGGCCGGAGCGCCGCTTGGTGGAACGCTGATTGCCAAGGGCTTCCTGGACACGATTCCGCGTTCGCTGGACGAAGCCGCACGGATTGACGGGGCGAGCAACTTCGGGATTTTCACCCGGATTATCCTGCCGTTGTCCCGTCCAATGATCACCTATATAGCGCTGACCCTGTTTGTCGGCCCGTGGGTGGATTTCATCTTCGCCAAGCTGATTCTGCGGACCAAGGAGAACTGGACGGTTGCCGTGGGGATGTGGGATATGGTCAATACGATGCAGAATTCCAACTTCACGCTGTTTGCGGCGGGTGCCGTGCTGATCTCCGTACCGATTATGATTCTGTTCGGCTTCCTGCAGCGCCTGCTGGTTGACGGGCTGACGGCGGGGGCAAGCAAGGGATAG
- a CDS encoding AraC family transcriptional regulator — protein MNGSLFAQGLLERDYSPHFLAYYYKQWSNYTMAYHHHNSTEIMYLISGSCVVEVRDETGGDTPFRLKRGEMILLDAEVPHRLIVEEGSSCRMLNVEFAFTEYGGVVPSIGSLAREEEVLAELLRHPFDSLVLSDQEEVFHVLKALVLELDQRGRKGSSMVHLLFAELLLRLARLRMESLPSSQQPSQLYVRRAIEFLHQNYDRSIQVKEVALSVNVHPGYLHRIFRTHTGQTLTDYLNQLRMEKARMLLGQGEIPVAEIADYVGISSRQYFHLLFKKYSGCTPIEYRNSIERHYWSEE, from the coding sequence ATGAACGGAAGTCTTTTTGCGCAGGGATTGCTGGAGCGGGATTACAGTCCGCACTTTCTGGCTTACTATTACAAGCAATGGAGCAATTACACGATGGCTTACCATCATCACAATTCTACGGAGATCATGTATCTTATCTCTGGCAGCTGTGTGGTGGAGGTACGGGATGAAACGGGCGGCGATACACCCTTCCGGCTGAAGCGGGGAGAGATGATTCTGCTGGATGCGGAGGTGCCGCACCGGCTGATCGTGGAGGAGGGCTCCTCGTGCCGGATGTTGAATGTGGAATTTGCTTTTACCGAATACGGGGGCGTAGTTCCTTCCATCGGCAGCTTGGCCCGGGAGGAGGAGGTGCTGGCAGAGCTGCTGCGGCATCCGTTCGACAGTCTGGTGTTGTCAGATCAGGAGGAGGTGTTCCATGTGCTAAAAGCGCTGGTGCTGGAGCTGGATCAACGCGGGCGGAAGGGGAGCAGCATGGTGCATCTGCTTTTCGCGGAGCTGCTGCTGCGTCTGGCACGGCTGCGCATGGAGTCGCTCCCGTCCAGCCAGCAGCCTTCACAGCTCTACGTGCGGCGGGCCATCGAGTTCCTGCACCAGAATTATGACCGGAGCATCCAGGTTAAGGAAGTCGCGCTCTCTGTGAATGTTCACCCGGGCTATCTGCACCGTATCTTCCGGACGCATACTGGGCAGACCCTGACGGACTACCTGAACCAGTTGCGTATGGAGAAGGCGAGGATGCTGCTGGGACAGGGCGAGATTCCGGTAGCAGAGATTGCCGACTATGTGGGGATCAGCAGCAGGCAGTATTTTCATCTGCTATTCAAGAAGTATTCAGGCTGCACTCCTATCGAATACCGCAACTCTATCGAACGCCATTATTGGAGTGAAGAATAG
- a CDS encoding ABC transporter permease subunit codes for MQRHKARAGILSAIFMGLGQIYNRQFIKGLMFIAVEAVALIYFISNLGRAFWGITTLGESPSRLEKVKGIAKMVPGDHSIVILIESLITLLFFVLFLIVWYMNIRDAYKIGAERENGRPSHTFKQSVRYILDYKFAQSFLLLPGLGILFFTIMPIIFMIMLAFTNYAAPNHIPPAKLVDWVGFETFRNLLVLKSWSHTFYGVLTWTIIWAVLSTVTTYFGGMLVALLINQKGIRFKGMWRMLLIIPYAIPQMISLLLMRNLFNGQFGPINQYLGYFGLGGLPWLTDPFWAKVTVIVVNMWVGIPVSMLLIMGVLTTIPRDMYEAAEVDGATNYQKFRIVTLPMILFSTAPTLIMQFAGNINNFNAIFLLTGGNPVNGNYQYAGSTDLLVTWLYKLTLDQNKNNMASAIGIILFIIVAGFSLYNYRRTKSFQEEDMIQ; via the coding sequence ATGCAGCGACACAAAGCGAGAGCTGGAATACTGTCGGCCATTTTTATGGGATTGGGACAAATATATAACCGCCAATTCATCAAAGGGCTTATGTTCATAGCTGTAGAAGCTGTGGCACTTATCTATTTCATTAGCAATCTGGGAAGAGCCTTCTGGGGGATCACCACACTCGGGGAATCGCCAAGCCGTCTGGAAAAGGTCAAGGGGATTGCCAAAATGGTTCCCGGGGACCATTCCATCGTCATTCTGATTGAAAGCCTGATTACCCTGCTGTTCTTTGTGTTATTCCTGATTGTCTGGTACATGAATATTAGGGATGCCTATAAAATCGGAGCAGAACGCGAAAACGGCCGTCCATCGCATACATTTAAACAATCCGTACGTTATATTCTGGATTATAAATTCGCCCAGAGCTTCCTGTTGCTCCCGGGACTTGGGATTCTGTTCTTCACCATTATGCCGATCATCTTTATGATCATGCTGGCCTTTACCAACTATGCTGCACCGAACCACATTCCTCCGGCAAAGCTTGTAGACTGGGTTGGATTCGAGACCTTCCGCAATCTGCTGGTGCTGAAATCATGGAGCCATACCTTTTACGGTGTACTTACCTGGACGATTATCTGGGCGGTTCTTTCGACTGTAACTACTTATTTCGGCGGGATGCTGGTTGCCCTGCTGATTAACCAAAAAGGTATCCGCTTCAAGGGCATGTGGAGAATGCTCCTGATCATTCCTTACGCCATTCCGCAGATGATCTCGCTCCTCTTGATGCGCAACCTGTTCAACGGGCAGTTCGGCCCGATCAACCAGTACCTGGGTTACTTCGGACTAGGCGGCCTGCCTTGGCTGACTGATCCGTTCTGGGCTAAAGTGACAGTTATTGTCGTGAACATGTGGGTGGGTATCCCGGTATCCATGCTGCTGATTATGGGAGTGCTGACTACCATTCCGCGCGATATGTATGAGGCGGCTGAGGTGGACGGTGCGACCAATTATCAGAAATTCCGCATCGTCACCCTGCCGATGATTCTGTTCTCTACCGCGCCTACACTGATTATGCAGTTCGCCGGTAACATCAACAACTTCAATGCGATCTTCCTGCTGACGGGAGGGAACCCGGTGAACGGGAACTACCAGTATGCGGGTTCAACGGATCTGCTCGTTACCTGGCTGTATAAGCTGACGCTGGATCAGAACAAGAATAATATGGCGTCTGCAATCGGCATCATCCTGTTCATCATTGTTGCCGGGTTCTCCCTGTACAATTACCGCCGGACCAAATCGTTCCAAGAGGAGGACATGATTCAATGA
- a CDS encoding Type 1 glutamine amidotransferase-like domain-containing protein yields the protein MDKHLFLNGGGPPFTRGLARRFVSTMTAAAEPVAVLFEEGEDWPDYMAACMQPLADAGIAEFCYLPLKSTQVSTAIESLRTCGGIVIGGGDTDLYADLIVDTPIGEEIRQRYESGIPVAGFSAGALISPERCVISAKDNESRQFKHRKGLNLIPELLLSVHFTQWDEEEHLRTAVRTLGELPNYGIDEETGIYLLNGQPEEIEGGGMYSLVNGILTRIH from the coding sequence ATGGACAAGCATTTATTTCTGAACGGGGGCGGTCCGCCGTTTACCCGTGGACTGGCACGGAGGTTCGTAAGCACGATGACAGCAGCCGCAGAGCCTGTCGCTGTGTTATTTGAAGAAGGGGAAGACTGGCCGGACTATATGGCTGCTTGCATGCAGCCGCTGGCTGACGCGGGGATAGCCGAATTCTGTTATCTGCCGCTGAAATCGACTCAGGTGAGTACTGCTATAGAGAGTCTCAGGACCTGCGGCGGGATCGTCATCGGGGGCGGGGATACGGATCTGTATGCCGACCTCATTGTGGATACCCCTATCGGCGAGGAGATCCGGCAGCGTTATGAGTCCGGAATACCGGTTGCGGGATTCTCCGCAGGAGCCTTGATTAGCCCGGAGCGCTGCGTAATTTCCGCCAAGGATAATGAGAGCAGACAATTCAAACACCGCAAGGGACTCAATCTGATTCCGGAGCTGCTGCTATCCGTTCATTTCACCCAGTGGGATGAGGAGGAGCATTTACGGACAGCGGTCCGTACCCTCGGCGAGCTGCCGAATTACGGCATTGACGAAGAGACCGGCATCTACCTGCTGAATGGACAGCCCGAAGAGATAGAGGGCGGCGGGATGTATAGTCTGGTGAATGGAATATTGACAAGAATCCACTGA
- a CDS encoding methyl-accepting chemotaxis protein — MRQRRFINFSSVGVKLFVILFCTIVLLSSVLGLTSYYAAKGIITDEVAAASSQSIVQAADKLDFLFAEYEALSRQFAVDPALKADMETVNLPTAGTVARAAAEDRIRRKLDSVRGSDERLLGVRLVARSMVDAESYKSTGISGVRSDEGILARMKEIDNAKGNPVWFPVRAKGFFDAYSQSAMTMGRLLRNIQNPAAEYYMLIEVKGQALTDVLSNLHIGLSGEIRILDSSGRVAYSADDALLGQASYIHTGELKAGAQTGVQKKEEQKLPAAGKSEEPDLTGKRESEGQEPAGARQGDDGKRSFTAGDEQGSPQLVVYQPLSTADWTLMGYAPVSDFTRSADRLLYITLLVVLAAALIGLVIGYVLVRLIGRPLGKLARLMEEGERGNLQVRTSFKGQDEIGRLGYSFNRMMEQISRLAGQSSNSAAEVLATSEQLVAASGAISGQASEVATATGEIAGGAASLAAEAESSNAKVELMGGKTSEVAENNAVMAASAEKVMEVSDQGAERMKKLVSQSEGVLKLMDLIQENSAMLRDSTVLIRSILSPMIAMNKQTNILALNASIEAVRAGAAGRGFIVIANEIRGLANQSSESIASVSRITEEISGHIENTVKVVSEAAPMFDSQLASVRESSLIFGSVRAEMEVFSGVLNQSSAAVSELAEYQQQLGQSMASVISVVQQTSASTEEVASMSSQQFTVSRELVALSHRLEELAEQLKQSMISFQG, encoded by the coding sequence ATGCGGCAGCGGCGATTCATTAATTTCAGCTCGGTTGGCGTCAAGTTATTCGTAATTCTGTTCTGTACTATTGTCCTGTTGTCCTCCGTTCTGGGCTTAACCTCCTATTATGCGGCAAAAGGGATCATTACCGATGAGGTGGCAGCTGCCTCCTCACAGTCCATTGTCCAGGCGGCGGACAAGCTGGATTTCCTGTTCGCTGAATATGAAGCGCTCTCCAGGCAATTCGCTGTAGATCCGGCGCTAAAGGCTGACATGGAGACGGTTAATCTTCCAACCGCCGGTACGGTTGCGCGGGCGGCCGCAGAGGACCGGATACGCCGCAAGCTGGACTCCGTGAGAGGATCGGATGAGCGGCTGCTGGGTGTCCGGCTGGTCGCAAGAAGCATGGTGGACGCCGAATCCTACAAATCGACGGGGATTAGCGGTGTACGAAGTGATGAGGGCATCCTTGCACGGATGAAGGAGATCGATAACGCTAAAGGCAATCCCGTCTGGTTCCCTGTCCGGGCTAAAGGCTTCTTCGATGCGTACAGCCAGTCCGCTATGACGATGGGCCGTCTGCTGCGGAATATTCAGAACCCGGCGGCAGAGTATTACATGCTAATCGAGGTGAAGGGCCAGGCGCTGACGGATGTGCTGTCCAACCTGCATATCGGGCTGAGTGGGGAGATCCGCATCCTCGATTCTTCGGGCCGGGTTGCCTACAGTGCTGACGATGCACTGCTCGGGCAGGCTTCTTACATACATACCGGAGAGTTGAAGGCCGGAGCACAGACCGGAGTGCAGAAGAAGGAGGAGCAGAAGCTGCCTGCGGCGGGGAAGAGTGAGGAGCCGGATCTGACCGGGAAACGGGAGAGTGAGGGACAAGAGCCGGCCGGAGCACGCCAGGGGGATGACGGGAAGCGGTCCTTCACGGCCGGGGATGAGCAAGGGAGTCCGCAGCTTGTAGTCTACCAGCCGCTGAGTACGGCGGACTGGACGCTGATGGGTTACGCTCCGGTGAGTGATTTCACCCGATCGGCCGACCGGCTGCTCTATATTACCTTGCTGGTAGTCTTGGCTGCCGCTCTAATTGGTCTGGTCATCGGCTATGTCCTGGTGCGGCTGATCGGCCGACCGCTCGGCAAGCTGGCCCGGCTGATGGAAGAGGGTGAACGGGGCAATCTGCAGGTACGGACCAGCTTCAAGGGTCAGGATGAGATCGGGCGGCTGGGCTACAGCTTCAACCGGATGATGGAGCAGATCTCCCGGCTGGCCGGGCAGAGCAGCAACTCGGCTGCGGAGGTATTAGCGACCTCAGAGCAGCTCGTTGCCGCTTCCGGTGCGATTAGCGGTCAGGCCAGTGAGGTCGCAACGGCTACCGGCGAAATCGCCGGGGGAGCGGCCAGTCTGGCAGCCGAGGCCGAGAGCAGCAATGCCAAAGTAGAGCTGATGGGCGGCAAGACTAGCGAAGTAGCAGAGAACAATGCAGTTATGGCTGCATCCGCAGAGAAGGTGATGGAGGTCAGTGACCAGGGAGCGGAGCGGATGAAGAAGCTGGTATCGCAGAGCGAGGGTGTGCTGAAGCTGATGGACCTGATTCAAGAGAATTCAGCCATGCTGCGCGACAGCACGGTGCTGATCCGCAGCATCCTCTCCCCGATGATTGCGATGAATAAGCAGACGAATATTCTGGCGCTGAACGCATCGATTGAAGCCGTGCGCGCCGGTGCCGCCGGGAGAGGCTTCATTGTCATTGCCAATGAGATCAGAGGGCTGGCCAATCAATCGAGCGAGTCGATTGCCTCCGTCTCCCGGATTACCGAGGAGATCAGCGGCCATATCGAGAATACGGTCAAGGTTGTGAGTGAGGCTGCGCCGATGTTTGACAGCCAGCTGGCCTCGGTCCGGGAATCCTCGCTCATCTTCGGGAGTGTAAGGGCCGAGATGGAGGTGTTCAGCGGAGTTCTGAACCAATCCTCGGCGGCAGTCTCCGAACTGGCTGAATACCAGCAGCAGCTGGGACAATCCATGGCGAGTGTGATTTCGGTAGTGCAGCAGACCAGCGCCTCTACGGAAGAGGTAGCGTCTATGTCCTCACAGCAATTCACGGTCAGCAGGGAGCTGGTCGCCCTGTCGCACAGGCTGGAGGAGCTGGCGGAGCAGCTGAAGCAGTCGATGATTTCTTTTCAGGGCTAA